One window of the Microbispora sp. ZYX-F-249 genome contains the following:
- a CDS encoding helix-turn-helix domain-containing protein: MTAAPAEGVPHPLDLASRSRRSPTVLRILLGTQLRRLRESRHIRLEEAGNAIRASHSKISRMELGRVGFRRRDVADLLTLYGVTDESEREALLSLVAQANAPGWWHKYDDVLPSWFEAYVGLEQAASTIRCYEVQFVPGLLQSPGYAEAVVRLGHPDASDEEVERRVRLRMDRQEVLVRPDPPLLWAVIDEAVLRRPVGGAEVMRAQIEHLLEMISLPRVTLQVIPFSAGGHAAAGGPFSILRFAGVGLPDVVYLEQLTSAIYLEKREDIDRYLAVMERLCLQARPASETARMLRQLMTEL; encoded by the coding sequence ATGACTGCGGCCCCTGCGGAGGGTGTGCCTCACCCGCTCGACCTGGCGTCACGATCACGCCGCAGCCCGACCGTCCTGCGCATCCTGCTCGGCACCCAACTGCGACGGCTCCGTGAGAGCAGGCACATCCGCCTGGAAGAGGCCGGCAACGCCATCCGCGCCTCCCACTCGAAGATCAGCCGAATGGAGCTCGGGCGGGTCGGGTTCCGCCGCCGCGACGTCGCCGACCTCCTCACCCTGTACGGCGTCACCGACGAGAGCGAGCGCGAGGCGCTGCTCTCGCTGGTCGCTCAGGCGAACGCCCCCGGCTGGTGGCACAAGTACGACGACGTCCTGCCCTCCTGGTTCGAGGCGTACGTCGGTCTGGAACAGGCCGCGAGCACGATCCGCTGCTACGAGGTGCAGTTCGTGCCGGGGCTGCTGCAGTCCCCGGGATACGCGGAGGCCGTGGTGCGGCTCGGCCACCCGGACGCCTCGGACGAGGAGGTCGAGCGCCGCGTCCGGCTGCGGATGGACCGGCAGGAGGTGCTGGTTCGGCCGGATCCGCCCTTGCTGTGGGCCGTGATCGACGAGGCCGTGCTGCGCCGTCCCGTGGGAGGCGCGGAGGTGATGCGGGCCCAGATCGAGCACCTGCTCGAGATGATCTCGCTGCCTCGTGTAACGCTCCAAGTGATCCCGTTCAGCGCGGGCGGGCACGCCGCCGCGGGAGGACCGTTCAGCATCCTGCGCTTCGCGGGGGTCGGCCTGCCCGACGTCGTCTACCTCGAACAGCTCACCAGTGCCATCTACCTGGAGAAACGAGAGGACATCGACCGCTACCTCGCGGTCATGGAACGCCTGTGCCTCCAGGCCAGGCCGGCCTCGGAGACCGCGCGGATGCTGCGGCAGCTCATGACGGAGCTGTGA
- a CDS encoding DUF397 domain-containing protein: MSVIYNGMPSSHLGQQAWRKSRHSNPSGNCVEIAALPDGRVALRNSRHPAGPALIVPPQDMAAFIRSVKEGEFDDLLG; the protein is encoded by the coding sequence ATGTCCGTGATCTACAACGGAATGCCCTCATCTCACCTGGGGCAGCAGGCCTGGCGCAAGAGCCGGCACAGCAATCCGAGCGGCAACTGCGTCGAGATCGCCGCGCTGCCCGACGGCCGGGTGGCCCTGCGCAACTCCCGGCACCCGGCCGGTCCGGCGCTTATCGTGCCCCCGCAGGACATGGCGGCATTCATCCGCTCCGTCAAGGAGGGCGAATTCGACGACCTCCTCGGTTGA